In Helicobacter mastomyrinus, the sequence AAAATTTCCCATAATCCATTCACTTCTTCATCTTCAAGCAAAATCGTGCTTTGCGTATGGAGAAAGGATAAAATCCGCTCTATATCAAAGCTACTCCCGCCAATGCAGCCCTGATGTGCAAAAATAAAGCCCTGTGCTAAACTCACAGATGTGGCAAGTGCCCCCTCACACATAAAGCATAAAGAATCCTTGCTTTGATGTGCCCTCCCCTCAAAGTGCAGTATCTTAGCATACATTTCAAGCACCACGCGCTTGGGATTCTGTGAATGTAGCTTATGTGCGCCCTCATCTAAAAGCGTATAATAAAATGTATCAATCTCATATATATCAAACAGATGCCTATGAAGCAATTTGATAAAATGCTGCCATATATAATAACGTGTGCTATCAAATTCCCATTTATGCCCTAAATGCAAAATATGCTTAAGCTTAGGGAGGAAAACAAGGTTGAGCTCTTCTTCAAAATCAATCTTGCGCCCGATATTAATGATGCTATGCCGCGCCCCATAGAATCGATATAATGTCTTAATATACATAGGTGTGAGAATCTTCACAATCATATC encodes:
- the recO gene encoding recombination protein RecO, whose translation is MQGYILYMQKTRTEDMIVKILTPMYIKTLYRFYGARHSIINIGRKIDFEEELNLVFLPKLKHILHLGHKWEFDSTRYYIWQHFIKLLHRHLFDIYEIDTFYYTLLDEGAHKLHSQNPKRVVLEMYAKILHFEGRAHQSKDSLCFMCEGALATSVSLAQGFIFAHQGCIGGSSFDIERILSFLHTQSTILLEDEEVNGLWEILGLGL